The region GCCCATATCTCCTGCGACAAGCAAGACTTGCGGAAACCTTCTTGCCTCGAATAATATGGAACCCTTCGATGACGGCAACCCCTTGTTACAAAGTTCCAGAAATATTTGCCACACGTGCATTGAATCCATGTACGTGTCATTAGAACATGATTTCACACCGCCTTCACATCTCCATACTAACATACGAAGCTTTCCAATAATGCACTTGAAAAGTCTTAACCTTATCATCACAGATAATTTTATGAACTATCAAGAACTTTCTCTAGCTTAATGTGTCTGTATCTAATAAGATATATGTCCCCGGAATAGGGAATAGAGTAGATATGTACATAAATATaaactttaaaaatataacaaaatgaattgatattatttttggacAGCACCAGCTTTTTATAACAAACATCTAGCCTTCTTCTGACTGTAGTAGCTATCATACAAACAGGAAGAATAGCATAGCCAACAAGAACAGCAGTTCcatacattttttatgaATAATTATTCATGCTACTCCGAGGTTACCCGAAATATACTGCACTGACCTAGTATATATAGAACCCATAAAATATCGTTCCATTCATACATGCTATTCCATCACTTCTACGTGTCAAACTCCTCCACTGCCATTCAAGCATATAATTCCATCTTCTCTTATTTAATATGCGGCATTACCCTAAGCATATCTGGCGCaatttaaaaattcaactcttgaaaatataaattgTCAAAAGGCCGTTTTGTCCGCTGAGGTCCGTAATGTTTCCCTGGAAAAACAATACCTGTTCTTTTGATCCATATACCATTTCCTTACctcttttgaaagttcCTTTGGCACATTTACTAAAATGtaaacttttcaataatgAGTAATGAACAAGTATACgcttcaattttttgcaatAAATCACTCTCTATGCCAAACATACAGGATTGCTAGACGAGAACTTGCTTAGAGGATTTGTATATAGGCGGCCAACCAGGCTCAAGTGGGAATAAAGTTAGCGGTGAATACAATTATGCAGGCCTTGTTTGCTTCGAAAGTTCAGGAAACAATCCACCACCATCCTCAAAAAGTATAACTTCCATGTAGTCAGTCGTGTGCCAAAATAGAGATGAATTTCCAATGACTGGCTGCTCTAGTCACTACaagttcattttccaataaAACGCCATGTACCAGGAGAATAAGCTACActaaatcaaaatcagcGTGGTCGATTATGACATGTTTCCTGTTTCTTGGTGTACACAGTTTAATACGCAAATCTCTCATAATGTTGATTTAGTTCGGCTATGCCGATAATGTGACAGAAAATTAAtgtttgtatttcttcGAAGTTCGCATGAGCAGGTGCCTTGTTCGACCTTTATTCAGCCTTTATTTGAATACTCGTGTCAGAGTTGATACTTCTTTGCAACTCAACTGCGACGTTGAagtttttgttattgtttcttaTATTAAGCGCTAAACAACGAACGATGCTATCTTTTTACATGCtggtatatatacattGGTTTCCAAAGCTGTATTAAATAATACTGCctgatttttttaagaattgacaattttttcaagaattgacaatttctttaactCTAAATCTATTTAGAGATTATGCACATTTTTAATAGACCTGTCCGGACCCAAACGCTTATAAATATTAGGAGGAGCAAAGAAGGTACTTGATAAAGCTCTCGTTAAACCGGTACCTACACACGGATTATTCGAGGTAATTGACATACATTTCCGTTTCTATGCGCCGATACGTATACTGCCTATTGCAATGATTCACTTGCCTGTCTCACTATATTAACTTTTTTCCAGTCTCTTTTCGAGCAGGCAAAGTATTCATAATTTCAACACTAATCTCTAGTTACCAGTTTTGAAACTCTTCCACATATTCTATCCATTTTTCGCCATTATCAACAACCTTTTTTGCAGTTATTTCCCGAGTTTTGTCTACAAACCCTTCTGAGCCGCAGCAAACAACCAACAATGATTTTACTCCATTCATTCCTTCTTCGATTACTTCATCGATTTTTGGTCGTCCAAAATTTGTAACTACTTCCACTGACTCCGAACCCGTCAACAGTCTACCTtcgatatttttattgGCGGCGGTATCATCTTCCACACGCAAACCATCTTTCTCCTCCCCTGTATAGTAAATCTCCACATCCACCTCCATCTGTTTCAACACCATTATCTCTTTTTTGTACACTTCCAAAAGCTCAGCATTTCTTACACTCCATACAAATTTAATCGTCTGATTATCATCGTTCTTTCGTTCCCGACCCGCCTTTATCGCCATAGACAGAGGTCCTGGAACCCCTGCCCCACCagcaaaaaataataggCTTTCAAATAAGTGCGTTCGAGTGCTCTGTCCGTATGGCCCCTCTACTAGAACTCGCATTTCAGCATACTCCTCATTCTGCAATATATAGTCctgcaatttttttgtcagTCCGTTCTTAATTGTTATTACAACAACTAATTCGCCATCCTCAACCAGAGAGTCCATGACTGTGAACGGATGTGCCTGCCAGAATAGTTTTGGTTTTAAAAACTGCAGGTAGACATATTGACCAGCCTCAGCTTTCCAACTTTTGGAACTCTTTGCAATTCTCACCTCTATCATCGACTCACCGTACATCTTCAACTTAGCTAATGGCATTCCGAATATCGCAATCTTTATCAATCGCAAAATGCGGTCACCAATCCAAAATACTGCGCACGCTATCACCCATTCACTCCACCCGAGTTTGTGGCAATGTTTCAAGGACTCCTGGAAGAATTTTATTGCCAGAATGATGTGTACTATAACAAACAACTCGTAGTAATGGCgcctgaagaagaagaatgagAAGAACACAAGTACTGCCACAATAATCATGGCATGTCTTCCGGACGTCCATAGATCACTGTATTTGACGTATTTCCAATAGTTCTCTATGTACGCATGATACGTGTACCCCATTGCGTGAACCATACAATCTACCAACATAAATCTCCCTAACCATTTGTGGTAAGTTATGAATGACGTATACCGTATATTTGTCAACCAAGTCATTATACTGTTCCTGCCGCCAAAGAGTACTATCAAAGGAAAGTGCGCAAATGCCAAGATTCCTGCTCTGTCTGAAATGAAGATGAGCATTTGGCTTCTGTGATCGCTAAGCAGCTGATTGGAGTCAAAATTGTAAGTGCTCAGAAAAAGTCCATGTAACAAAACATAACCGAGTAAGATAGATGTCTCCAACCTAGTAGGGACTAGCCCGACGAAAAACCATTTCCCCACAAACATAGCATGGTTGTGAATAAGTGCTGGAAGAACTAAGTGACCTCGCAGATATGCTGACACCTTGTTCTTAAAAATCGTTTGTTTAAGTcgtgaaaaattcaagaaattgtaCACAGTTGCAATAAACAGAACCCCTAGCCAGTACAAACAAATCGCTCCTCCGTATATATTCCCCTTGTCTAAGTTATCCAACGGACCGAAATAAGCCCATACCCACTTATCTAGAGAGGTCTTGTTAGGAATAATGGGATATCTTATTATTTCCTTTGCCTCGCCAATAGGCCGGATGAAGATAGACGCATTAGAAAGGATTCGATAAAATTCATCATTACTGATAGTTTCATCTTTCTGATAATCCCGACAAATCTGGTTTATATTGTtaaatgttttttcaaatgtttttttgcttttgtttttactgGCGAGGACTTCCTTCGCGCAATGTAGCCAAGAGCCTAATGCGGGCTCATAAGTGCAAATAGAAGCGTGGTGACCCTTAGCGTCCGTATCATACTTGTAcaattccaattctttaGCACAAGCATTAATTGCTATCAGATCCCActgtgttctttttttacttaTTTTCGGCTTTGCTACACAACCTGGTACCAAATACACCAGAAACAGTATTAACTTAGCTAAAAGCATTCGAGATCTGGGTGAAATTAACGACTCGCGACAAGTAACAAAACCGACAAATTGACAAATCGACGTATTGACAAATTGAACATTTTTCGAGAGAAAATTGGTAGTCTTTTTTAATGGTCACTAAACCCacgaaaatttcaaaacacGTTAAACGAGTTGAACGGTGAATAGCCGTGAATTTTACTTACCATACGGTTATTACACCCTTCTAGTCCTAGCTATGTCCTGCATCTTTTTCTGCACCCTGTTTGTTCCGCGCCCC is a window of Saccharomyces eubayanus strain FM1318 chromosome Unknown scaffold_19, whole genome shotgun sequence DNA encoding:
- the FRE5 gene encoding putative ferric-chelate reductase, which translates into the protein MLLAKLILFLVYLVPGCVAKPKISKKRTQWDLIAINACAKELELYKYDTDAKGHHASICTYEPALGSWLHCAKEVLASKNKSKKTFEKTFNNINQICRDYQKDETISNDEFYRILSNASIFIRPIGEAKEIIRYPIIPNKTSLDKWVWAYFGPLDNLDKGNIYGGAICLYWLGVLFIATVYNFLNFSRLKQTIFKNKVSAYLRGHLVLPALIHNHAMFVGKWFFVGLVPTRLETSILLGYVLLHGLFLSTYNFDSNQLLSDHRSQMLIFISDRAGILAFAHFPLIVLFGGRNSIMTWLTNIRYTSFITYHKWLGRFMLVDCMVHAMGYTYHAYIENYWKYVKYSDLWTSGRHAMIIVAVLVFFSFFFFRRHYYELFVIVHIILAIKFFQESLKHCHKLGWSEWVIACAVFWIGDRILRLIKIAIFGMPLAKLKMYGESMIEVRIAKSSKSWKAEAGQYVYLQFLKPKLFWQAHPFTVMDSLVEDGELVVVITIKNGLTKKLQDYILQNEEYAEMRVLVEGPYGQSTRTHLFESLLFFAGGAGVPGPLSMAIKAGRERKNDDNQTIKFVWSVRNAELLEVYKKEIMVLKQMEVDVEIYYTGEEKDGLRVEDDTAANKNIEGRLLTGSESVEVVTNFGRPKIDEVIEEGMNGVKSLLVVCCGSEGFVDKTREITAKKVVDNGEKWIEYVEEFQNW